The Kluyveromyces marxianus DMKU3-1042 DNA, complete genome, chromosome 6 genome window below encodes:
- the SLM3 gene encoding tRNA-5-taurinomethyluridine 2-sulfurtransferase, producing MSKIGRKFVEICRNRTVPGYKLQKMPSKFDNIVVGISGGVDSSLCAALFAGYPNLHGVYMQNWGKDQSLTKPEEEPCYERDWKDAQKVAKHLNIPIDFVNFEKDYWLKVFEPMLEQYNLGYTPNPDVGCNKFVKFGSLMDHLDEKFGKDNYWLVMGHYARVLEYENSKEKDNNHLLRAFYGKKDQSYYLSQVPVSALKQIILPIGHLTKPEVRDMASELNLHTSTKPDSQGICFVNNSQHGKFKNFLQEYLPSEPGNIVTIDRETGEKKVWGQHSGLWSYTIGQKIGLSLPQGDPRYQGAWYVSDKRRDTGEIVIVKGRDNEELYSDSVHVKHFKILSQENLSDSLLNESIKNGTLYMQFRSLQKPVKAIAYQWVNHNEFSLKLASKERAMAPGQYCCLYANDRVLGSGIIDSVN from the coding sequence ATGTCAAAAATCGGAAGGAAATTTGTGGAAATATGTAGGAACAGAACTGTTCCTGGATACAAGTTACAGAAGATGCCTTCAAAGTTCGATAATATAGTGGTGGGAATATCTGGCGGGGTTGATTCTTCATTATGTGCTGCTTTATTTGCAGGCTATCCTAACCTACATGGTGTTTATATGCAGAATTGGGGAAAAGATCAGTCCTTAACGAAGCCAGAAGAGGAACCGTGTTATGAAAGAGACTGGAAAGATGCCCAGAAAGTAGCTAAACATTTAAACATTCCTATCGACTTTGTTAATTTCGAGAAGGATTACTGGCTCAAAGTTTTTGAGCCTATGCTTGAGCAATACAATCTTGGATATACTCCCAACCCCGATGTTGGCTGCAATAAGTTTGTGAAATTTGGCAGTTTAATGGATCATCTCGACGAAAAGTTTGGGAAGGATAACTACTGGCTAGTAATGGGTCACTATGCTCGTGTTTTAGAGTACGAGAACtctaaagaaaaggataaTAACCATTTACTACGAGCATTTTATGGAAAGAAGGATCAAAGCTATTACTTGTCTCAAGTTCCAGTTTCTGCGTTAAAGCAGATCATTTTACCCATCGGACATTTAACGAAACCAGAAGTGCGAGATATGGCATCTGAACTAAACTTACATACATCTACTAAGCCAGACTCCCAAGGAATATGCTTTGTGAATAACTCCCAGCATGggaaattcaaaaacttcttACAAGAGTATCTACCGTCAGAGCCAGGAAATATAGTCACTATAGATAGAGAAActggagaaaagaaggtatGGGGCCAACATTCCGGATTGTGGTCTTATACAATTGGTCAAAAGATTGGGTTGTCGTTACCTCAGGGCGATCCTAGGTACCAAGGTGCTTGGTATGTTAGTGATAAACGTCGTGATACTGGCGAAATTGTCATTGTGAAAGGCAGAGATAATGAGGAACTTTACAGCGATAGTGTACACGTAAAGCATTTCAAGATATTATCGCAGGAAAATCTTTCAGATAGCCTGCTAAACGAGAGTATCAAGAATGGAACGTTGTACATGCAGTTTAGATCGCTACAAAAACCAGTTAAAGCAATCGCGTATCAGTGGGTCAACCATAACGAATTTTCGCTTAAACTAGCTTCCAAGGAAAGGGCGATGGCACCAGGCCAGTACTGCTGTCTATATGCTAATGACAGAGTTCTCGGTAGTGGCATCATTGATTCAGTCAATTAA
- the MET22 gene encoding 3'(2'),5'-bisphosphate nucleotidase → MAVQFSKELAVATQAVRKASLLTKRVQSAVISDENSTITKSDNSPVTIGDYSAQAVIINTIKANFPNDNVVGEESSTGLTDSFVDEILNTIRGNDEEYPKVFGDIEQNGDEKVDFINKDFPLNSIDEVKRVIDFGNYAGGNKGRFWCLDPIDGTKGFLRGEQFAVCLALVIDGKVVVGVIGCPNLKLSNFGAEDTSDNLPAGYIFRAVRGNGAEYSVTTESNWTPIHVRSIEDTSDLVSLEGVEKSHSAHDEQAIIKNELGVTKSQHLDSQVKYCVLAMGLGDLYLRLPIKMSYSEKIWDHAAGNVIVEEAGGIHTDALQNVPLDFGQGRTLKTKGIIASCGPQALHTRVVTTSANILSNKST, encoded by the coding sequence ATGGCTGTTCAATTTTCGAAAGAGCTTGCCGTTGCGACCCAAGCTGTGCGCAAAGCTTCATTGTTAACGAAAAGAGTTCAATCTGCAGTTATTTCTGATGAAAATTCTACTATAACAAAATCGGACAACAGTCCTGTTACGATTGGTGACTATTCAGCCCAGGCAGTCATCATAAATACAATAAAGGCTAACTTTCCTAATGACAATGTTGTTGGTGAAGAATCTAGTACTGGGTTGACTGACTCATTTGTCGATGAGATTTTGAATACGATTCGTggaaatgatgaagagtACCCAAAGGTTTTTGGTGATATCGAACAAAATGGAGACGAAAAGGTtgatttcatcaacaaagaTTTTCCCCTAAACTCGATCGACGAAGTTAAGAGAGTAATTGATTTTGGTAACTATGCTGGAGGAAACAAAGGAAGATTCTGGTGTTTGGACCCAATTGATGGTACCAAGGGATTTTTGAGAGGAGAACAATTTGCCGTTTGTTTGGCATTGGTCATTGATGGGAAAGTAGTGGTAGGAGTTATTGGATGCCCTAATTTAAAATTGTCCAACTTTGGAGCCGAAGATACCAGTGATAACTTACCGGCCGGCTATATTTTCAGAGCTGTCAGAGGCAATGGTGCAGAATATTCAGTAACAACTGAATCGAACTGGACGCCGATACATGTGAGATCTATAGAAGATACATCCGATTTAGTGTCTTTGGAAGGTGTTGAAAAGTCGCACTCTGCTCATGATGAACAAGCTATTATCAAAAACGAACTAGGCGTAACCAAGTCACAGCACCTTGACTCTCAGGTGAAGTATTGCGTTCTCGCCATGGGTCTAGGTGATCTATACCTCCGTTTGCCAATCAAAATGTCGTATTCCGAAAAGATTTGGGACCACGCTGCAGGAAATGtcattgttgaagaagcaggCGGAATCCACACAGACGCACTCCAAAATGTCCCCCTTGACTTTGGTCAAGGCAGGACTCTAAAAACGAAGGGTATCATCGCCTCCTGCGGTCCACAAGCTCTACACACAAGAGTAGTCACCACATCAGCAAACATCCTCTCTAACAAATCTACATAA